In Kineococcus sp. NBC_00420, a single genomic region encodes these proteins:
- a CDS encoding WhiB family transcriptional regulator: MAEISRLPGPVADVWEWQLDGACREADPNLFFHPEGERGPARRNRDAAAQAVCGGCPVLEMCRKHALKVREPYGVWGGLTEDDREAVYATERRRGLRIAS, from the coding sequence ATGGCCGAGATCTCCCGCCTCCCCGGACCCGTCGCCGACGTCTGGGAGTGGCAGCTCGACGGAGCCTGCCGCGAGGCCGACCCGAACCTGTTCTTCCACCCCGAGGGTGAGCGTGGCCCGGCCCGCCGCAACCGCGACGCTGCGGCCCAGGCCGTGTGCGGTGGCTGCCCCGTCCTGGAGATGTGCCGTAAGCACGCCCTGAAGGTCCGTGAGCCCTACGGCGTGTGGGGTGGCCTCACCGAGGACGACCGCGAAGCCGTCTACGCGACCGAACGTCGTCGCGGACTGCGCATCGCCAGCTGA